Proteins co-encoded in one Stenotrophomonas maltophilia genomic window:
- the otsA gene encoding alpha,alpha-trehalose-phosphate synthase (UDP-forming), whose protein sequence is MSRLVVVSNRVAVPGENRAGGLAVGLLAALKERGGMWFGWSGKSVRDGSGTLHRQTDGDIEFVTLDLSKREVDGYYNGFANRTLWPLLHFRLDLVDYDRGTRETYHKVNALFADRLAPLLREDDIVWIHDYHLIPLGALLRERGIGCRIGFFLHIPMPSADLLQAMPDHLRLFSALYAYDLVGFQTQRDADRFQTYLRLFGGGRVLDNGELEAPGGRRFRAAAFPIGIDTDLIARQAGTAATKAAVKKLRGSLRDRQLAIGVDRLDYSKGLPERFRGFERYLQRHPDQRGSLTYLQIAPVSRGDVSEYRQLRSTLEQIAGHINGGHAEPDWTPLRYVNQNFTHATLTGFYRAAAVGLVTPLRDGMNLVAKEYVASQDPDDPGVLVLSLLAGAADELKQALLVNPYDLDGMADAIATAATMSLRKRKERWHAMMDHLRTYDINHWRRSYLETLEG, encoded by the coding sequence GTGAGTCGTCTGGTGGTGGTTTCAAACCGCGTGGCCGTGCCCGGCGAGAACCGTGCCGGCGGCCTGGCCGTGGGCCTGCTGGCTGCACTGAAGGAACGTGGCGGAATGTGGTTCGGCTGGAGCGGCAAGAGCGTGCGCGATGGCAGTGGCACGCTGCACCGGCAGACCGACGGCGACATCGAGTTCGTCACTCTGGACCTGAGCAAGCGCGAGGTGGACGGCTACTACAACGGCTTTGCCAACCGCACGCTGTGGCCGCTGCTGCACTTCCGCCTGGATCTGGTCGACTACGACCGCGGCACGCGCGAGACCTACCACAAGGTCAACGCACTGTTTGCCGACAGACTCGCGCCGCTGCTGCGCGAGGACGACATCGTCTGGATCCACGATTACCACCTGATTCCGCTGGGCGCGCTGCTGCGCGAACGTGGCATCGGCTGCCGCATCGGCTTCTTCCTGCACATTCCGATGCCCTCGGCCGACCTGCTGCAGGCCATGCCCGATCATCTGCGCCTGTTCTCCGCGCTGTACGCCTACGATCTGGTCGGCTTCCAGACCCAGCGCGACGCTGACCGCTTCCAGACCTACCTGCGCCTGTTCGGTGGCGGCCGCGTGCTCGACAACGGCGAACTGGAAGCCCCCGGCGGACGCCGTTTCCGCGCGGCCGCGTTCCCGATCGGCATCGACACCGACCTGATCGCACGCCAGGCCGGTACCGCAGCGACCAAGGCGGCAGTGAAGAAGCTGCGTGGCAGCCTGCGTGACCGCCAGCTGGCGATCGGCGTGGACCGGCTGGATTATTCCAAGGGCCTTCCGGAGCGTTTCCGTGGCTTCGAACGCTACCTGCAACGCCATCCCGACCAGCGCGGTTCGCTCACCTACCTGCAGATCGCGCCGGTCTCGCGGGGCGACGTCAGCGAGTACCGGCAGCTGCGCAGCACGCTGGAGCAGATTGCCGGCCACATCAACGGCGGCCATGCCGAGCCGGACTGGACACCGCTGCGCTACGTCAACCAGAACTTCACCCATGCCACGCTGACCGGCTTCTACCGGGCCGCGGCGGTCGGGCTGGTGACGCCGTTGCGCGATGGCATGAACCTGGTGGCCAAGGAATACGTGGCTTCGCAGGATCCGGACGATCCCGGTGTACTGGTGCTGTCGCTGCTGGCCGGCGCCGCCGACGAACTGAAGCAGGCACTGCTGGTCAATCCCTACGATCTGGACGGCATGGCCGATGCCATTGCCACCGCCGCCACGATGTCGCTGCGCAAGCGCAAGGAGCGCTGGCACGCGATGATGGATCACCTGCGGACCTACGACATCAACCACTGGCGACGCAGTTACCTGGAGACGCTGGAGGGCTGA
- a CDS encoding glycoside hydrolase family 15 protein, protein MTQPDLDLGVVGNGSFGALVDKQARVVWSCLPTFDGDPTFCALLGPNQQSGGDFAIELEDFADSEQEYLTNTAILRTILRDQHGGALEILDFAPRWRQNDRFYRPVSLIRQVRPLAGSPRITVRARPLADWGARVPESTWGSNHVRWILPEHVLRLTTDVPVRMVRDGLPFVLNHPVHLILGVDESLDRSISGYVQEAFQRTRDYWREWVRYLSIPLEWQDAVIRSAITLKLCQYEDSGAIIAAMTTSIPEAPGSVRNWDYRYCWLRDAAFVVRALNRLGATRTMEQFLGYIFNLATTDGTLQPLYGIGFEARLDEDEVPSLSGYRGMGPVRRGNLAWVQRQHDVYGSVVLASTQLFFDRRLQDPGDAHTFARLEPLGEQAFALHDVPDAGLWEFRGRTEVHTYTSAMCWAACDRLCKIAVRLKRDDRARYWRERADTIHARIMAEAWSDQLGHFTDTFGGHRLDASLLLLADIGFIDAMDARFIATVDAIGRDLKHGNSLYRYVAPDDFGEPETSFTICTFWYIDALAAIGRMDEAREMFELLLKQRNHLGLLSEDLAFDSGEAWGNFPQTYSHVGLITAAMRLSRSWQEAS, encoded by the coding sequence ATGACCCAACCCGATCTTGATCTGGGCGTGGTCGGCAACGGCAGCTTCGGCGCCCTGGTCGACAAACAGGCCCGCGTTGTCTGGAGCTGCCTGCCCACCTTCGACGGCGACCCGACCTTCTGTGCCCTGCTCGGCCCCAACCAGCAGAGCGGTGGCGACTTCGCCATCGAGCTGGAGGACTTCGCCGACAGCGAACAGGAATACCTCACCAATACCGCGATCCTGCGCACGATACTGCGCGACCAGCATGGCGGCGCACTGGAGATCCTCGACTTCGCCCCGCGCTGGCGGCAGAACGACCGCTTCTATCGCCCGGTCAGCCTGATCCGCCAGGTACGTCCGCTGGCCGGCAGCCCACGCATCACGGTGCGCGCACGTCCGCTGGCCGACTGGGGTGCGCGCGTGCCCGAGTCCACCTGGGGCAGCAACCACGTGCGCTGGATCCTGCCCGAGCACGTGCTGCGGCTGACCACCGACGTGCCGGTGCGCATGGTGCGCGACGGCCTGCCGTTCGTGCTCAACCATCCCGTGCACCTGATCCTGGGTGTGGACGAATCGCTGGACCGCTCGATCAGCGGTTACGTGCAGGAGGCCTTCCAGCGTACCCGCGACTACTGGCGCGAATGGGTGCGTTACCTGTCCATTCCACTGGAATGGCAGGACGCGGTGATCCGCAGTGCGATCACCCTGAAGCTGTGCCAGTACGAAGACAGCGGCGCGATCATCGCGGCCATGACCACCTCCATTCCCGAGGCGCCCGGCAGCGTGCGCAACTGGGATTACCGCTACTGCTGGCTGCGCGATGCGGCGTTCGTGGTGCGCGCACTGAACCGCCTCGGCGCCACCCGCACCATGGAGCAGTTCCTCGGCTACATCTTCAACCTGGCCACCACCGACGGTACGCTGCAGCCGCTGTACGGCATCGGCTTCGAAGCCAGACTGGATGAGGACGAAGTACCCAGCCTGTCCGGCTACCGCGGCATGGGCCCGGTGCGTCGCGGCAACCTGGCCTGGGTGCAGCGCCAGCACGACGTCTACGGCAGCGTGGTACTGGCCTCCACCCAGCTGTTCTTCGACCGTCGCCTGCAGGACCCGGGCGACGCGCACACCTTCGCCCGCCTCGAACCGCTCGGCGAGCAGGCCTTCGCGCTGCACGATGTACCCGATGCCGGGCTGTGGGAGTTCCGCGGCCGCACCGAGGTGCATACCTACACCAGTGCAATGTGCTGGGCCGCCTGCGATCGGTTGTGCAAGATCGCCGTACGCCTCAAGCGCGACGACCGCGCACGCTACTGGCGCGAGCGTGCCGATACCATCCACGCGCGGATCATGGCCGAAGCCTGGAGTGACCAGCTCGGTCACTTCACCGATACCTTTGGCGGCCACCGCCTGGACGCTTCGCTGCTGCTGCTGGCCGACATCGGCTTCATCGACGCAATGGACGCCCGCTTCATCGCCACCGTCGATGCGATCGGCCGCGACCTCAAGCATGGCAATTCGCTGTACCGCTATGTCGCGCCGGATGATTTCGGCGAACCGGAAACCAGCTTCACCATCTGCACGTTCTGGTACATCGATGCGCTGGCGGCGATCGGGCGCATGGACGAGGCACGCGAGATGTTCGAGCTGCTGCTGAAGCAGCGCAACCACCTGGGTCTGCTGTCGGAGGATCTGGCCTTCGACAGCGGCGAGGCCTGGGGTAATTTCCCGCAGACCTATTCGCACGTCGGCCTGATCACCGCCGCGATGCGCCTGTCGCGTTCCTGGCAGGAGGCCTCGTGA
- the otsB gene encoding trehalose-phosphatase, giving the protein MAEPLPLRPPPPLLDDACALFLDVDGTLIEFAARPDAVQLLPDVREAIGRISDRLEGAVALVSGRPLEQLDRLFAPLQLPAAGLHGHELRGQDGHVLRDDHDEDTAEWLHALHQQAMRFAHGHPGVLVEDKGVGLALHWRGAPHAANEVRAFADRHARGRAGYRLQPGDHVVEFVPVGTDKGRAVRRMMQYLPFRGRLPVFLGDDLTDEFGFAAANGQHGWSVLVGERESSAAVFALPDIRSVHAWLRENAY; this is encoded by the coding sequence CTCCCCCTGCGTCCGCCACCGCCCTTGCTGGACGACGCCTGCGCGTTGTTCCTCGATGTCGATGGCACCCTGATCGAATTCGCTGCACGCCCGGATGCCGTGCAGCTGCTGCCTGATGTACGTGAAGCCATCGGCCGCATCAGCGACCGCCTGGAAGGTGCCGTGGCACTGGTCAGTGGGCGGCCGCTGGAACAGCTGGACCGGCTGTTCGCCCCCCTGCAACTGCCCGCCGCCGGCCTGCATGGCCACGAGCTGCGCGGCCAGGATGGGCACGTACTGCGCGATGACCACGACGAAGACACCGCCGAATGGCTGCACGCCCTGCACCAGCAGGCGATGCGTTTCGCGCATGGCCATCCCGGCGTGCTGGTAGAGGACAAGGGCGTCGGCCTTGCCCTGCACTGGCGCGGCGCACCTCATGCGGCCAACGAAGTCCGCGCCTTCGCCGATCGCCATGCGCGCGGCCGCGCCGGCTATCGCCTGCAACCGGGCGACCACGTGGTCGAGTTCGTGCCAGTGGGCACCGACAAGGGCCGGGCGGTGCGCCGGATGATGCAGTACCTGCCTTTCCGTGGACGCCTGCCGGTGTTCCTCGGCGATGACCTCACCGACGAATTCGGCTTCGCCGCCGCCAACGGCCAGCATGGCTGGAGCGTGCTGGTGGGTGAACGCGAATCCAGCGCGGCGGTGTTCGCGCTGCCTGACATACGCAGCGTGCACGCCTGGCTGCGTGAGAATGCCTATTGA